The Oncorhynchus masou masou isolate Uvic2021 chromosome 25, UVic_Omas_1.1, whole genome shotgun sequence DNA window AGGAAGGAGTCTGGGATCTGTCGTTCTAATAGTGttgctctgtctccctctgttggTGGCAGTGGATTATTTCAGAGCTGGCCTGCTACACTTTCTCTATGGCCGTGGTGCCCCTGTATGACACACTTGGAGAGGAGGCCATGGTGCATATCCTCAACCTGGGTAAGGCTGAATACTCTGCTACAAAattaaatgtgtatatataaatcagtACACTCCCATACCACTGGCCTACAACTATTCATGTTGATTGTCGCTGTTTCACCTCCTAGCGGAGATCTCACTGGTGATCTGTGACAAGGAGGAGAAGGCAGAGTCCCTTCTGGGGAATAAGGAGAAAGGTGCAACACCCACTCTCTCCTGTCTGGTGCTCTTTAATGACTGCAGTGATGCCATAGTGGAGAGGGGCAAGAACTGTGGAGTGGAGATCCTAGAACTCACACAGCTCATGGTGAGAAGAGGGTAGCTGCAGACAATGTAAAGATGATGAATTGCTAGAATAGATGCCGGCTTTAGTTGCGAGAAGTCCCTTTCCATGGGGTTAGATTAGAAGACATCTTGATTACCAGACTATCAGTGTGACATGACCCTGCATATTGCAGGTACTTGGACGACAGAACCTCAAAGATCCTATGGTGAGTTTTCCTCTGAATGTTAAGGTCTCTGACTGTTTTTGTTGCTTCACTGCTGTTCTTGATCCTGTTGTCATTCATCTGTCTTTTTGTTGCAGCCACCAAAACCCCAGGACCTGGCAGTCGTGTGCTTCACCAGTGGAACCACAGGTACCATTTGTTTTTATAGATCTCTGTGTGAGTCCTCATGTAGCCTACCCCCACTACCCTGCATGTTAATCATATACTAAAGCATTTACCCACGCTACTAGAGATGTGCCCATGGGGGCCCACTGACAACCTCTCATTATGTTATGAGATGAATTCTTGTGCTGCACAGAGCCGTGCAGTAATGCCCTCCTCCAAACTAAACTGTGTTCTGTTTATTTGGCCAGGAAAGCCGAAGGGAGCCATGATCACCCACGGCAACATCgcctccaactcctcctctgttaTTAAGATCCTGGAGGTCTGTTCTGGCTCCCTCTGTCTGAAGTTCAGAAAGAGTTTCATGGCTTGCCCCATTTATCTCACTACATCTCTCGTTCCATCTCTCAATCTGTTCCTGTGATAAATGGGATGTTTAATAGAGATAGTTGACCCATTATTGTCCTACTAAAAGATACACTGCACTAATTGCCGTTGTAAAATCTAGATTGCATATTCAATTGCTATACCACCTCTATTATCCACTAACTGTTTTACATATCAATTCTTTCTATTTACAGGGGTCATTTTTTATTCGGCAAGAAGACGTGTCAATCTCTTACTTGCCTCTTGCTCACATGTTTGAGAGGATGATTCAGGTAGCTCACCCTCTTTTGATGACAAAAGTAaatgtatgtgtctgtcttgGACACAGGGCATGTCAGACAGTTCTTTAAATGCTCCTACGTCTGTCTCAGGTGTCCATGTTCTGTCATGGGGCCAGGGTAGGATTCTACCAAGGGGATATCTCCCTACTCATGGACGATATTAAGACTCTGAAACCCACTTTCTTCCCAGTGGTGCCTCGCCTACTCAACCGCATCTACGACAAGGTCAGTCCAAATCCTATGATACCaaacatacttttttttaaatatagccTTTTATTTTCTATGCTCTTGTGTGAATGCGTGTCTGTGTAGATCTTAGGCTCTGTGACGTCCCCATTGCGCCGGGCAGTGCTGCACTATGCAGTGAGGAGGAAGCAGGCTGAGCTGAACAGTGGGGTTGTACGTAACAACAGTCTGTGGGACAGGCTGGTATTTAACAGGATTCAGGTCAGTCACTGAACACATTAAACGTGGCCCAACGTCTCCCCTTTTAAACTCTATTTGTTAGACGTAATGGGATTCTATTTGTTTTCCATGGGTTTCAGGCTAATTTAGGAGGTAATCTGAGGTTCATCCTGACTGCCTCGGCCCCCATCTCCCCCACCGTGCTCTCCTTCCTCAGGGCCACCCTCGGCTGTCTGGTGAGAATGCCTGCCTGGAGCTCAGACTAagtttgtgtatgtgtttatttctGATGGGAGTGTGGGTACGTGAGGTTTGATGTGGAATGTTCTTGCTGCTCTGTGCAGATCTTTGAGGGTTACGGGCAGACAGAATGCACAGCAGGCTGCACCTTCTCCATGCCAGGAGACTGGACTGCAGGTAAGGGGACTCTGACAATGGGGAAACTATCCACGTATATCTGGAGACGACTAGTCCGTGATACCCATGTCTGCGTGTTGGTTATACTCTGAAACTCTGTCTCAGGCCATGTTGGCGCTCCCCTGCCCTGTGCAATGGTGAAGTTGGTTGACATCCCTGATATGAACTATTATGCCAAGaacggagaaggagaggtgaggtggttaaAAAGCATAATGCTATTACGGTGCTATTCTACAACATAGTGAGTCAGGGATAATTACCCAGGAAAAATGTATCCCCCTGGCTGTTGTGTATCGTATGTTATATCAAAACCATTTGGTCACAATAGTGAGATTTGTTGAAGGGTAATTTACAGGCTCTAGAGAAGTTAGTTGTATTTGTAAACAAATAAGTCATTATGCATTATAAAGGTGTCTAGTATGATTCAGAAGTTTTGGCTGATTTCTCAAAATGGTCAAAAGACCAAACATCTACAAGGCGTACTTTTACAGATGAATTTGACACCAGAATTCTGTATTCAACAGTTTGAAAATATAGTGTCTTTGTAAATAATGTTTAAAGGGTTAAGTTTACATTTATGCCTTCATTTTCAATAGTGAATCCATGATGCTCATGGCATATGAAATTAGCGGTCACATTTGTGACCAATGGGGAAAATAGTGGTTAActtaatatacagtgcattcggaaatgcaatttttccacattgttacctTATAGCCTCCtaaattttgtatttttttctacattgtagaataatagtgaagacaaactatgaaataacacatttggaatcatgtagtaaccaatttttttttagtatatttagattcttcaaagtagccaccctttgcctctgacagctttgcacacttggcattctgtcaaccagcttcacctggaatgcttttccaacagtcaaggagtttccacatatgctgagcacttgttggctgctttccttcactctgcggtccatctcatcccaaaccatttcaattgggttgaggtttggtaattgtggaggacaggtcatctgatgcagcactcatcacactccttggtcaaatagcccttacacagcctgtcctgttgaaaaacaaaatgatagtcccactaagcgcaaaccagatgggatatcacagcagaatgctgtggcagccatgctggttaagtgtgccttcaattataaataaatcagtgtcaccagcaaagcaccatcacaccacctccaccatgaTGGGAACCACATGagtagatcatccgttcacctattctgcgtctcaaAGACACGtcggttggaacaaaaaatctaaaatttggactcatcagaccaaaaaacagatttccacaggtctaatgtccattgcttgtgtttcttggcccaagagtcttcttcttattggtgtcctttagtagtggcttcttttcagcaattcgaccatgaaagcctgactcagtctcctctgaacatttgATGTTGCGATGAactttgcagcccaaataaatgctacaatctgaggtgcaggtaactctaataaatgtatcccctgcagcagaggtaactttggttCTTACTTTCCTGTGGTagtcctcatgaagctggttgaaagaatgccaagagtgtgcaaagctgtcaaggcaaagtgtggctactttgaagaatctagtGTACATTTTTTTGTGagtgacacctactcattcaagtgttaaCTTTTGACAGATACTAtatgtatgtacatacagttgaagtgggaagtttacatgcTCTTAGACTGTAGTCATTAACTTgtctttcaaccactccacaaatttcttgttaacaaactatagttttggccagTTGGTTAGGACGTCTATTTTGTGCacgacaagtaatttttccaacaattgtttaaacagattatttcactcataactcagtcacaattccagtgggtcagaagattacatacactaagttgactgtgccttttaaacagcttggaaaattgcagaaaatgtcatggctttagaagcttctgacaggctaattgacatcatttcagtcaattggaggtgtacctgtggatgtatttcaaggcctaccttcaaactcagtgcctctttgcttgacattggaaaatcaaaagaaatcagccaagacctcattttttttgtagacctccaagtctggttcatccttggacgcaatatcacaattcctgaaagtatcaccttcatctgtacaaacaatagtacacaagtataaacaccatgggaccacgcagccgtcacaccgctcaggaagcgttctgtctcctagagatgaatgtactttggttcgaaaagtgcaaatcaatcccagaacagcaaaaggaccttgtgaagatgctggaggaaaggtacaaaagcatctacatccacagtaaaacaagtcctatattgacataacctgagaGGCCGCtcaagcaaggaagaagccactgctccaaaaccgccattaaaaaagccagactacgctttgcaactgcacatggggacaaagatcgtactttttggagaaatgtcctctggtctgatgaaacaaaaattgaactgtttggccataatgaccatcgttatgtttggatgaaaaagggggatgcttgcaagctgaaaaccatcccaaccgtgaagtacgggggtggaagcatgttgtggggttgctttgctgcaggagggactggtgcacttcacaaaatagatggcatgttATAGggacatgttgcttcaatatatcaacatcatctcaagacatcagtcaggaagttaaagcttggttgcaaatgggtcttccaaatggacagtgactcaaagcatacttccaaagttgtggcaaaatggcttaagtacaacaaagtgaaggtattggattcgccatcacaaagccctgatctcaagcCTATGGAAaatgtgagcagaactgaaaaagcatgtgcgagcaaggaggcctacaaacctgactgttacaccagctctgttaggaagAACGGgcccaaattcacccaacttattgtggaaggctacctgaaacgtttgacccaagttaaacaaatgaaaggcaatgctaccaaatactgagtgtgaatttctgac harbors:
- the acsl2 gene encoding long-chain-fatty-acid--CoA ligase 6 isoform X3, whose product is MTRRRPMQPPCDLNAQSIAVQGEPNWRRSALLKDDALLEFYYDDTRTAYDMFQRGLRVAGNGPCLGFRKPGEPYQWISYTEVAEQAQVLGSGLLGKGCQPNPQQFVGIFAQNRPEWIISELACYTFSMAVVPLYDTLGEEAMVHILNLAEISLVICDKEEKAESLLGNKEKGATPTLSCLVLFNDCSDAIVERGKNCGVEILELTQLMVLGRQNLKDPMPPKPQDLAVVCFTSGTTGKPKGAMITHGNIASNSSSVIKILEGSFFIRQEDVSISYLPLAHMFERMIQVSMFCHGARVGFYQGDISLLMDDIKTLKPTFFPVVPRLLNRIYDKILGSVTSPLRRAVLHYAVRRKQAELNSGVVRNNSLWDRLVFNRIQANLGGNLRFILTASAPISPTVLSFLRATLGCLIFEGYGQTECTAGCTFSMPGDWTAGHVGAPLPCAMVKLVDIPDMNYYAKNGEGEICIRGHSVFRGYLKDEEKTAEALDSDGWLHSGDVGQWLLNGTLRIIDRKKHIFKLSQGEYIAPERIENVYMRCVPVLQVFVHGDSLKSYLIGIVVPDPEVFIDWVKERGIIGSYKELCQHPDVKKAVLEDMTAVGKEAGLKSFEQLKDLHLHPEMFTVSNGLLTPTLKSRRVDIRRVFQEQITNMYSATVI
- the acsl2 gene encoding long-chain-fatty-acid--CoA ligase 6 isoform X2, with amino-acid sequence MWELLEDCWKSIPGALASLTAYWLMTRRRPMQPPCDLNAQSIAVQGEPNWRRSALLKDDALLEFYYDDTRTAYDMFQRGLRVAGNGPCLGFRKPGEPYQWISYTEVAEQAQVLGSGLLGKGCQPNPQQFVGIFAQNRPEWIISELACYTFSMAVVPLYDTLGEEAMVHILNLAEISLVICDKEEKAESLLGNKEKGATPTLSCLVLFNDCSDAIVERGKNCGVEILELTQLMVLGRQNLKDPMPPKPQDLAVVCFTSGTTGKPKGAMITHGNIASNSSSVIKILEGSFFIRQEDVSISYLPLAHMFERMIQVSMFCHGARVGFYQGDISLLMDDIKTLKPTFFPVVPRLLNRIYDKILGSVTSPLRRAVLHYAVRRKQAELNSGVVRNNSLWDRLVFNRIQANLGGNLRFILTASAPISPTVLSFLRATLGCLIFEGYGQTECTAGCTFSMPGDWTAGHVGAPLPCAMVKLVDIPDMNYYAKNGEGEICIRGHSVFRGYLKDEEKTAEALDSDGWLHSGDVGQWLLNGTLRIIDRKKHIFKLSQGEYIAPERIENVYMRCVPVLQVFVHGDSLKSYLIGIVVPDPEVFIDWVKERGIIGSYKELCQHPDVKKAVLEDMTAVGKEAGLKSFEQLKDLHLHPEMFTVSNGLLTPTLKSRRVDIRRVFQEQITNMYSATVI